The Pygocentrus nattereri isolate fPygNat1 chromosome 2, fPygNat1.pri, whole genome shotgun sequence genome has a window encoding:
- the ostc gene encoding oligosaccharyltransferase complex subunit ostc, with the protein METLVGLPFAVLECPNIKLKKPSWLHMPSAMTVYAVVIVSYFLITGGIIYDVIVEPPSVGSMTDEHGHQRPVAFLAYRVNGQYIMEGLASSFLFTMGGLGFIILDRSNAPNIPKLNRFLLLFIGFVSVLLSFFMARVFMRMKLPGYLMG; encoded by the exons ATGGAGACTCTGGTTGGCCTCCCGTTCGCCGTGCTAGAATGTCCAAAcatcaaactgaagaagccGTCCTGGCTCCACATGCCCTCGGCCATGACCGTGTATGCGGTGGTGATTGTGTCCTACTTTCTCATCACTGGGG GTATAATCTACGATGTGATTGTTGAGCCGCCCAGTGTTGGCTCCATGACTGATGAACATGGTCACCAGCGGCCAGTGGCGTTTTTGGCATACAG GGTAAATGGGCAGTACATCATGGAAGGTCTGGCGTCCAGCTTCCTCTTCACTATGGGCGGCCTTGGCTTCATTATTTTGGACCGCTCCAATGCCCCCAACATTCCAAAGCTCAACCGCTTCTTGCTGCTCTTTATCGGATTTGTGAGCGTACTGCTGAGCTTCTTCATGGCCAGAGTGTTCATGAGGATGAAGCTACC tggTTATCTCATGGGTTAA